AACTCCAGGACCATTTGGCGGGCCTTCCAGTCCGGATACTGCTCCGGCGGGTGCTTCATGGTGTAGGCGGAGATGGAAAGAAGGGGCCCGCCGATTCCCCGATCCTTGGCCAGTTTGGCACAGCGGATGGCGTCCATGGCCGAGCCCGCGGAATTGGGAGAGTCCTCCACGCTGAGCTTGAGTTCGATATACATGGGCACCCCGCCGAAGAGTTCCCCCTCCAGGCGAATGTAGGCGATCTTGTTGTCCTTGAGCCAGGGCACATAGTCCGAGGGACCGATATGGATGTTCTCCTCCCCGAGGTCATAGGGGATGAGGCTTGAGACGGCCTCGGTCTTGGAGACCTTCTTGGTCTTAAGGCGCTCCCGGGCCAGCATGTTGAGAAAGTCCGTGTTCCCCCCGAAGTTGAGCTGATAGGTGCGCTTGATGGGCACCCCGCGGTCGATCATGAGCTGGGCCAGCGTGCGGTGGACAATGGTGGCCCCCACCTGGCTTTTGATGTCGTCGCCCACGGCGGGGATGCCCTCCTTGGCGAAGCGTTCCCCCCACTGGCGGTCCGAGACGATAAAGGTGGGCATAGCGTTCACGAAGGCCACCCCGGCCTTAAGACAGGCCTCGGCGTAAAAGCGGGCGGCCTCCTCCGAGCCTACGGGCACATAATTAATGAGCACATCAGCCCCGGTGTCTTTGAGCACGGCCACCACGTCCTCCAGTTCGTCCTCCTTCTGGTCGGAGAGCACGAAGGTGCGTCCCTCGGGATATTCCCTCATGTGGGAGGCGCAGCCGTCCAGGGTCTTTCCCCGGCGTACCGTGACCCCGGTCTTCGGGACATTCGGGTAAAAAACGGTGGTGCAGTTGGGAGGGGCGAAGATGGCTTCGGCCACGTCCTTGCCGACCTTGCGGGCGTCCACGTCCCAGGCGGCCACCACCTCTACATCCCAGGGGTGATAACCGCCGATGTCCGGGAACATCACGCCCTTGACCGCCTCAAGCCCCTTTTCTTTGTAATAGTAGATTCCCTGAATGAGGGAGCTGGCACAGTTTCCGACGCCCACTACGGCAAGCCTGACCTTCTTTTCCGCCATTTCCTCCCCTCCTTTCCCAGATTTTTTCCAAAAGCCGCGGGGAAAAAACGCTCAATAGAACGCCCTTCCCACGGACGCGGGCTACTTAGACTATAAATTTCCTCCGGCAAAAAGGCAAGAACTCGGGCTTCTCCAGTGGTCTATATACAGGGTTTCCCTAAAGGATTCTTTTTGGCAGAGTGTTGACAATTTTTGTCGAAGAAAGACAATTTTTGCCACAAAGGGAAGGGCCTTGGGCGGAGGTGTTCTCTATATTTACGTCTTTCTTTGGAGAGAGACTATCCCCTTTGTGGCACGGCCTTTGCTTAAAATAAGGTGGCCAAAAATTCTGTTAGGAGGTGTAAGCCATGGTTAGGAAGGTTAGGGAAAGGCAGGAAAGGGAGAAGGGTTTTACCCTGGTGGAGCTGATGATCGTCATCGCCATCATCGCCATCCTGGCGGCGGTGGCCCTCAGCCAGTACAGCTCCTACAAGAACAAGGCCAAGGCCAAAGATCTGGTAGGGATAGCCCGTTCATGTGTCATGGAGATCGTAACTGAGTGTCAAGCTGATCCTTCTTTTAATAATGCGACCAGTTTGGAAAGCTGCCAGGACGCCACTTATGCTAACGGAACCAAGTATCTACAATCGGGCACTATAAAGTTTACTAATAGTTTTTCCAGTTGTAGTTCTAATTTTGACGTGACGGTGGAAGGTCAGATCGTAGGTGGACCTACTTATGAAGTTACTTGTACTTACGATGTAAATACAAATGATGTTTCTTGCGGGGCACCGCGTAAACAATAATGTCTAACCGGGCCTTTACTCTGGTAGAACTTTTGGTAGTAGTGGCCATCCTGGCTATCCTGGCCGGGGTGGCCCTTTCTCAGTATTCCGCCTACAAAAATCGGGCCCGGGCCAAGGATCTTATTTCCTTGGCCGGGGCCTGTATCCACGAGATTCTGGCCTATTGTACTACGGATGCGGATTTTTCCTCTCCGCAGGATCTGGAAAACTGCCGCTCGCGCAACGCCACCCGTTGGCTTGAAACTGTAAGTTTCAACGCCACTCCGCCCTTTTCCAGTTTCTCCTGTAACCAGACCTTTACGGTTACCGCCAGTGCCCGCCTCAAGGGGACCGGCTTGACTTACGCGGTCTCCTGCACCTATGATGTTCAGGAGAAGGCCATTTCCTGTACCGGAGCACAGAAGGTTCCATGAGACGGGAGGCCTTTACCCTGGTGGAACTCATGATGGTGGTGGCCATTTTGGCCATCTTAGGGGCCGTCTCTTTTGTCGTCTATCGTCACTACTTCCGGGCGGCCTTCGAGGTGGACCCGGTCCAGGTCCTCCTTTCGGCCAAGCTGGCCGAAGAAGAATATTATGCCGACAACGGCCGCTATGCCTGCCAGATCGAGGACCTCTCGGGCTTTAACGACGGCAGTGCAGATAACAAATACTACCTGAACCAGGACAAAGATCCCCGCCGAAGGTTCTATGTTGAAGTGAGCGACTGTCCGGATAACGGGACCACCGGCTACACCCTGCATGTGAAAAACGAAACCACCGATCCCCAGTGGCAGATCGAGTGGGAGCTTTCCTGCAACGCTACGGCCAGCCTCGGGGCCTGCAAGCCCGTCCAGACCAAAGGGACCAGCATTTTCCGCAGCCTCTTTTAAACTCCCGGCCTAAAACCCTGGCGCACTCTTCCCTGACCTCTTTCCGCAAGGCTCCCTCCCTCACCGCCTTCGAACCATTTTCCGCAAGAGGGAGCGATCTTTTTAAAGCCTAAAACATTGAAATGGTCCAAAAGGTCACAACATCATGAAATAACTAACCTTCCTCCAAAAGAGTGGTGAACTCTTCTCTGGATAGTCCTGCGTCTTTAAGGATTCTGAGTAAGAGTCCTCTTTTGATGGTTTTGTGTCGGGGAATCGTAAGTGGTGGTTTGCCCGGTGCTTTAAGACGGACATGGCTTCCTTTTGTCTTGCTACATAGTAGCCGATCTTTTCCAATATCTTGATGAGATCGTCTCCGGATATTACGGGAAGTTTGCTCATCGAAGAGAAACGGACACCGTGGAAACCAGCACTTGCCGTGGTTCAGGAAGGGGCTCTCGGGAGTCCGCAAGATCTTCAAGGGTCAGAAGGATGGCTTCTTTTATGTTCTCCAGGGCCTCCCCTACGGTTTCCCCCTGGCTGTAACATCCAGGCAGTTCGGGACAGGAGACCACATAACCGCCCGAGGGATCGGGCTCCAGGATCACCGTAAAGTTCAAGACCTTATCTTTCATACCTTACCCTCCCTCACCCGTCCCGAATTCCCCGGGAATTTCCTCAACCCTGGCGCGCCCGGGAGGAGTCGAACCCCCAACCCTGGGATCCGAAGTCCCACGCTCTATCCAGTTGAGCTACGGGCGCGCTTTTAAAGTTTAATCTTCTTCCCGGGGAAGGGAAAGGCGGTCCCAGTCATCGGGAATGGTCTCGATGCGGGCCAGCTGCGGTTCGTGGAGGGGAAGAATAAGGTCGGCCATCTTCTTTATCCGCAGGGTCTGTTCGTAGGCCAGATAGGCGTCGGTGTGCACCCCGGGAGGGATGACCTCCCAGCCCAGGGCGCGCACCCGCCGTGGGGGCCAGTAATTCTCAAACAGGGTGCAGACTCCGGCAATGGCCGCCCGGCCCCGTTCGGTCTCTACCAGAACCGTCATGCCCCCCTTGGTGTGCCCCGGGGTGTGGATCATCCAGATTCCGGGAAGGATCTCCCGGTCCTCGGTGAGTTTCACGAACTGGCCTGCCTGGTCCAACTCCTCCACGAAGTCCGGGGCGTAGCGGAAATCAAGGGGGTGACCCCCATAGAGGGCTTCGAATTCCAGTTCGTGGGCGTAAAAGACCGCATTTTCGCATTTGAAATCGTTTTCACAGTGGTCGTTATGGAGATGGGTATGGAGAACAATATCGATATCTTTGGGGCTGAGGCCATAACGGGAAAGGGCCTCCTCAAAGCGATAAATCTTGGCCCCCAGGGCCTCTTCCCGGGCCTCGGTGATCACCGGCCCCAGGTAGCCGGTGTCCACTAAGACGGTCTTTTCCCCGCCCTCAATGAGCCAGCCGAAGACCGGCACATGGATCTCTTCTCCGTAACCGTATTGATAGGTCATGGTCCCCTTGTCAAAGATCTTGCTCCCCAGGACCAGGGGATGAATCCGATACCTGGCCATGGCCCCACCTCCTTGCTTTCTCTTTCTCCAATAATGGGTTTTCCGGGGGGCTTCGTCAAGGATATTTGAGGTCGAAAAAGAAACATTTTGAAAGAAAATTAAAGATCGTGAAGTAATGCGCGAAAGCCCACCAAGAAAATAGATCTCCTGCGGAGGTTCCTAAAAGTGGCCCTTTGGGCTCCTTTTTGGGAGGAGGGAAGCCTCTGGTAAGCTTCTTGACTTTTTAGCCATTTGGCTATATAAGTTAGAAAACCAAAACCCGAAAAGGAGGCGGTGGTGAAGCGGCTTGCCCGACGCCTGAAGGCCCTCGCCGACGGGACCCGCTTGAGGATCCTGGGGCTCCTTTCCGTGCGGCCCTGCTGTGTGTGTGAGCTGGCGGCCATCCTTGAGGTCTCCCAGCCCACGGTGACCCGACACCTTCAAAAACTGGCGGATGCCGGCTTCGTGCGGGCGGAAAGGCGGGGTTTTTTCCAGATCTATAGCCTCCACCCGGAGGACGAGGAGGCTGCGGCCTTTCTTTCTCTGGTTCTCGGGAGGCTTTCGGCTTCTCCGGAGATGGAGGACCTCCGGGAAAGGCTACGGCGGCTTGAGGTGGGCCCGCCCTTTTTGAGGGAGGCGGGCTGTGGATGCCCGGAGGAGGTGGAGCATGAAGGGGCTTAAGCGGCCTTTAGAGGTGGGACTTGCGGCGGTGGTCTTTCTTTTCTTCTACTTTTTCCCGGCCCGGGAGAGGGTCCTTTCCGGAGCCCAGGAGGCTCTCCTTCTTACGCACTGGTATGCCCGAGAACACGTGATCTTTTGCCTCATTCCGGCCTTTTTCATCGCCGGGGCCATCAGTGTCTTCGTTTCTAAGGAATCGGTCATGCGCTATCTCGGTCCCCAGGCCCCGAAACCCCTGGCCTACGGGGTGGCCTCGGTCTCGGGAACCATCCTGGCGGTCTGCTCCTGCACCGTGCTTCCCCTCTTTGCCGGAATCTATCTGAACGGAGCGGGTCTCGGTCCGGCCACCACCTTTCTCTATTCCGGGCCGGCCATAAACGTGCTGGCCATCGTCCTTACGGCTAGGGTCTTGGGGGCCTCCCTGGGGATGGCCCGGGCGGTGGGGGCCATCGGAGCGAGTATCCTCATCGGGCTTTTCATGGCCCTCCTTTTCCGGCATGAAGAGCGGGCTCGACTGGCGGAGTTCGCCCTGGAGGAGGTCCCCGAGGGGCGTCCCCTCTGGCAGAGCGTGCTTTTTATGGCCACTCTGGTGGCCATCCTGATCTTTGCCACCTGGGGGCACGGGACCGGGCTGTGGGCGAAGATCTACGCCTTCAAGTGGAAACTGGTGGCCCTTTCGGCGGCGGCCCTGCTGGTGGAACTTTACGCCTTTTTCGGGGTGGGGCTGGCCTGGCTTCTGGCCACGGTGGCCGTGGTGGCCTTCTTTGAGGGACTCTTTCCCGGGCACGCCTTTTCCTTTCTTTCCGGGGTAGCGGTACT
This portion of the Thermosulfurimonas marina genome encodes:
- a CDS encoding inositol-3-phosphate synthase, with protein sequence MAEKKVRLAVVGVGNCASSLIQGIYYYKEKGLEAVKGVMFPDIGGYHPWDVEVVAAWDVDARKVGKDVAEAIFAPPNCTTVFYPNVPKTGVTVRRGKTLDGCASHMREYPEGRTFVLSDQKEDELEDVVAVLKDTGADVLINYVPVGSEEAARFYAEACLKAGVAFVNAMPTFIVSDRQWGERFAKEGIPAVGDDIKSQVGATIVHRTLAQLMIDRGVPIKRTYQLNFGGNTDFLNMLARERLKTKKVSKTEAVSSLIPYDLGEENIHIGPSDYVPWLKDNKIAYIRLEGELFGGVPMYIELKLSVEDSPNSAGSAMDAIRCAKLAKDRGIGGPLLSISAYTMKHPPEQYPDWKARQMVLEFIEGKRER
- a CDS encoding prepilin-type N-terminal cleavage/methylation domain-containing protein codes for the protein MVRKVRERQEREKGFTLVELMIVIAIIAILAAVALSQYSSYKNKAKAKDLVGIARSCVMEIVTECQADPSFNNATSLESCQDATYANGTKYLQSGTIKFTNSFSSCSSNFDVTVEGQIVGGPTYEVTCTYDVNTNDVSCGAPRKQ
- a CDS encoding type IV pilin protein, with product MSNRAFTLVELLVVVAILAILAGVALSQYSAYKNRARAKDLISLAGACIHEILAYCTTDADFSSPQDLENCRSRNATRWLETVSFNATPPFSSFSCNQTFTVTASARLKGTGLTYAVSCTYDVQEKAISCTGAQKVP
- a CDS encoding type IV pilin protein, giving the protein MRREAFTLVELMMVVAILAILGAVSFVVYRHYFRAAFEVDPVQVLLSAKLAEEEYYADNGRYACQIEDLSGFNDGSADNKYYLNQDKDPRRRFYVEVSDCPDNGTTGYTLHVKNETTDPQWQIEWELSCNATASLGACKPVQTKGTSIFRSLF
- a CDS encoding type II toxin-antitoxin system HicB family antitoxin, encoding MKDKVLNFTVILEPDPSGGYVVSCPELPGCYSQGETVGEALENIKEAILLTLEDLADSREPLPEPRQVLVSTVSVSLR
- a CDS encoding N-acyl homoserine lactonase family protein; translation: MARYRIHPLVLGSKIFDKGTMTYQYGYGEEIHVPVFGWLIEGGEKTVLVDTGYLGPVITEAREEALGAKIYRFEEALSRYGLSPKDIDIVLHTHLHNDHCENDFKCENAVFYAHELEFEALYGGHPLDFRYAPDFVEELDQAGQFVKLTEDREILPGIWMIHTPGHTKGGMTVLVETERGRAAIAGVCTLFENYWPPRRVRALGWEVIPPGVHTDAYLAYEQTLRIKKMADLILPLHEPQLARIETIPDDWDRLSLPREED
- a CDS encoding ArsR/SmtB family transcription factor, with the protein product MKRLARRLKALADGTRLRILGLLSVRPCCVCELAAILEVSQPTVTRHLQKLADAGFVRAERRGFFQIYSLHPEDEEAAAFLSLVLGRLSASPEMEDLRERLRRLEVGPPFLREAGCGCPEEVEHEGA
- a CDS encoding permease; the protein is MKGLKRPLEVGLAAVVFLFFYFFPARERVLSGAQEALLLTHWYAREHVIFCLIPAFFIAGAISVFVSKESVMRYLGPQAPKPLAYGVASVSGTILAVCSCTVLPLFAGIYLNGAGLGPATTFLYSGPAINVLAIVLTARVLGASLGMARAVGAIGASILIGLFMALLFRHEERARLAEFALEEVPEGRPLWQSVLFMATLVAILIFATWGHGTGLWAKIYAFKWKLVALSAAALLVELYAFFGVGLAWLLATVAVVAFFEGLFPGHAFSFLSGVAVLSLALWRTGGEAREWFESSYWLGRQILPLLFAGVLAAGFFLGRPGHEAFIPSRLVAELVGGNGLAANFFAAISGAFMYFATLTEVPILQGLIGAGMGKGPALALLLAGPAVSLPSMLVIRSVLGTKKTAAYVALVVVISTLCGWFYGHVFGG